TGAGCTAAGTCAGTAAATTAGTCATTGGAGAAACCCCATGAAAGCTTTCGTCCTCAACCAGTACAAGGAACCCCTGCAGCAGGTCGACGTTCCGGAGCCGGTGCTCGGCGATCACGATGTGCTGGTGGAGGTCCACGCAGCCGGCCTGAACCAGCTGGACGAGAAGATCCGCCAAGGGGAGTTCAAGCAGATCCTCCCGTACAAACTGCCGCAGGTTCTTGGCCATGACGTTGCCGGTGTGGTCCTGAAAGTGGGATCGAAGGTGCGGTCCTTCACTCCCGGCGATGAGGTCTTCGCCCGTCCGGGTAACGACAGCATTGGCACCTTCGCGGAGCGTATCGCCGTGGCCGAGGAAGACTTGGCCATCAAACCGACCGCCGTCAGCATGGAGGAAGCGGGTTCGCTTCCGCTGGTGGCTTTGACGGCGTGGCAGGCGCTGGTGGAGCGTGGGAACGTTGGCCCCGGCCAGAAGGTCTTCATCCATGCCGGTGCCGGGGGAGTGGGCTCCATTGCCATCCAGCTCGCCAAGTACCTGGGTGCAACGGTAGCCACCACGGTCAGCGCAGGGAACAAGGACTTTGTTCGCGAGCTCGGCGCTGACGTGGTGATTGACTACCGGACCGAGGATTTCGTGGAGATCCTTCACGATTACGACCTTGTCCTGGACAGCCTTGGCGGCGAAAACCTGGAGCGGTCCCTGAAGGTCCTGAAGAAGGGCGGCAAAGCTATCGGCATCGCGGGACCGCCAGATGCCGACTTCGCCCGACAGCTGGGTGGAAACCCTGTCCTGCTGGGTGTGACGACCCTGCTGAGCTCCGGTATCCGCCGCAAGGCCCGCCGCCTCGGTGTCACCTACGAGTTCCTCTTCATGCGCGCCGATGGTGGCCAGCTAAAGGAAATCGCTGCGCTCATCGATGCCGGCCACATCAAGCCGGTCCTGGGCCGCGTGGTGCCGTTCGATCAGACGGCCGATGTCCTCGCTGCCCTGGAAAAGGGCGGCGTTCGCGGCAAGACCGTCGTCAGCCATCTCTAACCACAAACCAACACCCCGACAGGACCAACATCATGAGCAGTGAACAACAGTCGTATCTGCAGGTGCCGGCGAAGACAGTGACGGCCGGCGGCGTCACGTACGCGTACCGGGAAATGGGGCCCAAGGGCGGGGTTCCGGTGGTCTTCCTGATTCACCTCGCCGGGACCATGGACAACTGGGATCCGCGCATCATCGATCCCATCGCCGCGAAGCACCACGTCATTACCTTCAGCAACCGCGGAGTGGGCGCCTCCACGGGAAGCGTTCCGGACAGCATCGAAAGCATGGCCGACGACGCCGCTGCCTTCATCCAGGCCCTCGGCTATCCGCAGGTGGATCTCTTCGGATTTTCCCTCGGCGGCATGATCGCCCAGTCGCTGGTCCTCAAGCACCCGGGGCTTGTTCGCAAGATGGTGCTCGCCGGCACGGGCCCTGCGGGTGGGGAGGGCATCCAGAAGATCATCGGGATCACCTACTTCGACGTTCTTCGGGGCACCCTAACCCGGCAGGACCCCAAGGAGTTCCTGTTCTTCAACAGGAACGCAGCCGGTAAGCCTGCCGCCCGGGCCTTCATCAATCGCCTTAAGGAACGCACCACCAACCGCGAGGCCCCCTTCAAGCTCGGCGCATTCCAGACGCAACTGAAAGCCATCCGCCGGTGGGGATTGTCGCCGTCGGCCGATCTGGGAGTCATCACCCAACCGACGCTGATCGCCAACGGTGACAATGACCGCATGGTGCCCTCGGTGCTTTCGAACGATATGCACCGCCGGATTCCGGGCAGCGAATTGGTGATCTACCCCGACTCCGGGCACGGTGGCATCTTCCAGTTCCACGACAGGTTTGTCCCTGTAGCCCTCGAATTCCTGGGCCGCTGATGCTTCGGCCCGCTGAAACGTCAGCCCGCTGATACGGTAGCTCCATGCAACCTGCGCCCCAGACCCTTGGTCGACGTGAGCGGAATAAGCAGGAAAAGCTTGACCGCATCACGGCGGCAGCCCGTGAGCTTTTCACCCAGTACGGGGTGGATGAGGTCACCACCCAGCAAGTAGCTGAAAAGGCCGACGTCGGTTCGGGAACCTTGTTCCTGTACGCAAAGACCAAGGCGGAGCTGCTTCTGCTGGTGCACAACGTCAAATACGCCCAGGCACTGACCAAAGGGGTGGACGCAGCGGCCGTTGAAACGGCGGTGCTCGATGCGGTGATGGCCATCATCCGGCCCATCATCGAGTGCAACCGCGTCCAGATCGAGAACGGCCGGACCTACCTGAAGGAAATCGTCTTCGGGGATCCCGCCGAGCCGCACCATGCAGAAGCGCTGTCACTCACCGTGCGCACCGAAGAGGCCATTGCCGACGTCCTGGGCCGCGACGAGCAGCTGCTGGCCCGCGACCCCGCCAAGCTGGCACGGATCGTCTCCGCGATCATGTTCATCAGCATGACGTCCTCGGCCACCAAAGAACTGACAGACGCCCAGGTTGGCGACGGGATCAGGGATCAGATCAGCGTGCTCCTGGGCGCCTGACTTCTTAGCTGGGCTTAGCTAAGCCTAGCGATCGAGGAAGGCCTCGTGCTGGCGGTGGGCTTCGGTCACTTGCTCGCGGATCTTGTCCACGTCCTTGGCCTTGTTCCGGTACTTCAGCGGCATCTGGACGATCTGCGCCTCTTCCGCCGTCAGTGCGCGGTAAATGCGCTCGCGCTCGTTGGCGTCGGCGGTGTAGTCGAGGTCCAGGTAATCCACGGCATGGCGGCGGGCGTTGTTGATGGCCGTCTGGGCCTTGCCCGCCGGGCTGATCAGTGAGAGCACCACGGTGACGATCAGGACGCCGATGATCACACTCAGCGAGAGGCCGGTGGTGATCTCGATGACGTTGACGTGCTCGCCGTCGTTGATGAACGGCAGGTTGTTCTCGTGCAGGGCGTGCAGGATCAGCTTGACGCCGATGAACGCGAGGATGGCTGCCAGGCCGTAGGAGAGGTAGATGAGGCGGTCCAGCAGGCCGTCGATCAGGAAGTACAGCTGGCGCAGGCCCATCAGGGAGAACGCCGTAGCGGTGAAGACGATGAAGACGTTCTGCGTGAGGCCGAAGATTGCCGGGATGGAGTCAAGCGCGAACAGGATGTCCGTGCCACCAATGGCCACCATGACCAGGAGCATGGGAGTCAGGGCACGCTTGCCGTTGACGGTAGTGAAGAGCTTGTCGCCGTCGTACTTATCCGTGGTGTGGAAGAGCTTCTTGGCGAGCCGGATGATGAAGTTGTTGGCTTGGCCGTCACCGTGGTCGCCGGGCTTGAGCAGGTTGCCTGCCGTGAGCAGCAGGATGAGGCCGAAGATGTAGAAGACCCACGCGAACGAGTTGATCAGCGCGGCGCCCAGGAAAATGAAGCCGGTGCGAGCGATCAGCGAGAACACGATGCCGAAGAGCAGGACCTTCTGCTGATCCTCACGCGGCACCCGGAAGCTCGCCATGATGATGAGGAACACGAACAGGTTGTCGACCGAGAGGGCCTTCTCCGTGATGTAGCCGGCGAAGTACTCGGACCCCATTTGGCCGCCGCCGAAGATCAGCACCAGGACGCCGAAGAGCACAGCCAGGCCCACGTAGATGGAGGACCAGATGGCCGCTTCCTTGAGCGAGGGGACGTGTGCCTTGCGGATGTGGAAGAAGTAGTCGAAGGCCAGAAGCGCCAAAATGACGACGATGGTGATGCCCCAGATGAGGGGAGAGACGGTCATATGATCCTGCTTTCGTGAGGCGCGCGAGTGGTGTTGCTCACCGAGGGTCAAACTCTTGGAATCAAATTTACCGGGAGTGGTGGGGCGGGCGCTAACTAGACCGTCATGGGAAAGTACTTGACAATATGGAAAGTACTTTCCTAGGTTGGGGTCATTGATCCACACAACTTTGGGGGAACCATGAACGAGACCACCGGAAATATGTCAGCAGCCGAGGCCCGCGAACTCCTTGCGAGAGCTGACTCAGTGGGTGCCGCCTCGATCAACGCAGCAGCTTGGCCCGTCGCCGTCCTGTTCACCAGCCTCGCCATCATGGGTTCACTGCTCATGATCGGGATGCACATCGTCGCCCATACCGGTTACGGCGCTGCGTTGCTGGCGTGTTCTGTCGGCGCCTGGGGTGCGATCTCCGCATGCATCTGGCCCATGTTCCAACGGTCCACCAAGGCCGGATACACCAAGAGGTTCCTGACATCGCTGTTCGCGTACTTCGGGCTCTATGTCGTGGCCCTCGTGTGTGGCGCTTACTTCTTCCCGACCGGCAACCTCTGGTTCTACATCCCGGCCGCCATCGCTTTGGCCGTCATTGGCCTCGCCGCCGCCTTCCGTGAGCTGCGCGCATGAGCACGCCGGCGGAACACCCGCGCCACCAGCTCAACGAGGTCGTCCACTCACCGGTCCGTTTCTCCATCATGGCTGCGCTGGCAAAGGCCGAGTCGCTGGACTTCAAGGACCTGCGCGATGCGATCCAGGTCAGCGACTCGGTCCTCAGCAAGCAACTGGCCATCTTGGAGAAGGCCGAGTTTGTGAAGATCAAGAAGAGCTTCGCCGGGAAGTTTCCGAGGACCTCTGCCAGCCTGACGAACGCTGGGCGGGGCGTGTGGGCAGCGCACCTGCAGACGCTGCGGGATATTGCGGGCGGGTGACGGGTTTTTGTTGTTAGTGCACGACGGCGGCTGGTTGCGTGGGTGGGTCAGCTAACCTCCCGCGGCCAACTGCCACTCGTCCTGGTTATGCGGCCTGTGCCAATGCTGACGGGGCTCCCCGGATTCGCGGACTACGTCGTTGAGCCAGAACGTGGTGTCGGGGTTCCATCCAGCGATGACACTTGAAGTGTCTTCGCCCACTGCGAGTGCGCGGCCCGCAACGCTGAGGTAGCCGGTGACAGTCAGGTGTACGGCATCCCACGTGGATGCAGCTTGCTCCCAATCGGGGATGACCCAGCGGCCGTGGCGGCCCGTGGTCCGGAACCAGTCGTGACGACGGGACGCTGTGACCTCCAACGGGAAAGCGCGGCAGAGGGTGGTCCAGTCCTCTTCAGTGGTGATTTCCAAAATCCTGCCTGTTCCGGCGACGGGGATAACGGTGGCTTCTTCCCAGCCGAGGGAATCTTCAACCAGGCTGAGCCCTTCAGGGATCCGCGCCACCGTGTGGATCAGTCCGTGGGGGATCGACCACCATTCGCCGCTGAAGTTGGCGCGGGGGTCTTGTGGCCGTTCCTTGGCCGCACGTAACTCCTCGGCCCGTTCCTTTCGTACCCACTCGGCCAGGGTATGCTGCGGGTTTCGGGGGAGCGGTGTGGGATCGTCCGCTGAGCGCCAGTCGATAGCCCACTGCCCGGGTAGGGCCTTCTGATCCCACCACAGCGTTGCGGGTTTTCCTTCTAGGCTCTTGGCGATATGCGCCAGGGACTCTGTGATTTCCTGGGTGGCGGCGAGGAAGTCCTCCCCTTCGGGCTCCTGCCAATATCTGGCGGTGTCCACTGCGCGCTGAAAGGCGTGTTGAACCAGCTCGGTGGTGATGTTCCGTAGATCCAAGGACGTGATCAGCCCTGCGAGCTCCTCCATGGTCGACTCCGGTAGTGGAGGCGGTGCTTCGCCGACGGGGTCCATGGTCAACATTCTGCGTGACCTGCCGGCGCCAGGATCGAGGTTGTAGCCGAGGTGGAAGACGGCGATCCGGATGTCCTGGTCCATTTCCATCGCGAGTTCAAGGCAGAGGCGTCGGCCTCGGGGCCCATTTAGCAATTGCTCGATGTCCGGCTCCATATCCTCGTCCTTGCAGCTGATAACCCTGGCACGCTGAATCGCGACGCCGGAACCCGCCTTGCTGCCGGCAGCTTGCCTGACGCTTGAACATGCTTTCAATGGGGTTACTGTGTGTCCAAACCCCAAGTTGTGAGACCGCCGCCGGGGCAAGAAATCAAGAGCAACCCCTCTGGCCCATTGAGCGTCCAGGCTTCGTACTGTTCATCTGGCGAAACCTCAACGGTGCTACCGTCGGCGAAGTCGACATGTAGGCTTCCGCGGTCGTCAGCGAACCCCGCCGTGACTGAGGAACGTGCGATCGAGAGTGCAGGCCCCAGCTGGGAAGGTTCTCCGGCGGGATTAAGGCGGTGACTTAGGCCGGAAGCTGACTTGTAAATGAACTTATTCTCGACCCTGAGGACAATGCCGCCCTGCGTGTGAATGCTGAAGGCATAGTCGACCATGCAACGGACAACGTCGTCCGGTCCGGATGTCGTTGGCCATGTCCAAAGCACATGTGAAGGTTTCACTGGCTCGCCGCTCCTGGTCGCATCCACTTCTGAATCTCCGGCCCGGCTGCATCCATGAAGCTCATGACCACCTGCCTGGCGTCGGGTTCCCCACCCCACCCGTCGTACGCATCATATGCGTCATCAAGCTCAACCAGCTCCTGCGCGATGGGGTGGCCTTCGTGACCGACAACCCGGTGCGCCCACGACGCGAGTTCCCGTACAGGCATGGTTCCCTCGATGGCTTGGCTGGCGTAATAGTAAGCCGCTACAAGCTGGGCATCGTCTTTTGTCATGTCACCCGTCGCCACGCCAAGCTCCTTGAGGGCATCGTCGATGAGGACCCCAAGCTGGAACACGTTGATGTGCGCCGAAACGCCAGCAAGCTCGCGGAGGGCTCGGCCGTCGTGCCCATCGACCAGGGCATCCGTCGCAGCCGAGATGGCCGCTGCAGCAGCATTCTGCCCGATTAGCCACGAAGCACGTGCGGCAATCAGGGCGAGAGTAGCTGAGCCCAACACCTAAAGCGTCTTCCTCAGGCGCGTGCCACTACTCAAACCAGCCAGCCGAGGCTTCGCGTACAGCCACACGACAACACCGAACAGCGGCACCACAAAGAACAGCATCACCCACATGATCCGGGCAGCTTGATCCAGACCGTCCTGACGCAGGACATCGAAGATCGCCCAAAGGTTCGCTCCCATGACAAACACCGCGGACAGTCCCGCCAGCGACGCCAACACCCATTCCCAAGCTTCCATGTCATCCCCCTGAACCAGCAGCTTCCGTACAAAGTAGCACTCGCGTTACACACGTACGACGGCGGAGCCCGCCTTGGTGCCTGCCGTTTAGTGGCGTTTCGGTTGGGTCAGATCAGCGCTGTCATAACGTTCCAGCCTTCGCCGATCTTCTTCCGTGGTTCGAGGTGACGACTGCCGACGCCAGGGTAGAGCCAGAGGTCTCCGTTGGCATCACGGGCGATGATTTGTGAGTAGCCCGGATAGTGGCCGTCAAATCTTCCCGTGGAAATGATCGCTGTCATGGCGTTCCAGCCTTCGCCTACCTGCATGCGGGGCAACCACCCGCCCTTGCCGTCGCCGGGGTAGAGCCACAGTCGTCCGCTGGTGTCACGTGCCATGACGTCCCTTTTCCCGTCCTCGTTAAAGTCACCGCGGCCGATCAGCGCTGTCATCACGTTCCAGCCGACGCCGATTTGGGTGCGGGGTTTCCAGCCGCCAGTGTGATCGCCGGGATACAGCCAAAGCCGACCTTCGACGTCTCGGGCGATGACGTCCGCACAGTAGTCGCCGTCGAAGTCGCCAGGGCCCATGATGGCGGTCATGGCGTTCCAACCGATACCTACTTTGGTCCGGGGTTTGAGGTATCCGTAGCCACCGGGGTAGAGCCACATGTCGCCATTGATATCGCGGGCAAGGATGTCGTCGTTGAACTCGCTTTGGAACTTGCCCGCACCGATGATTGCAGTCATCACGTTCCAGCCCTCGCCCATCTTGAAGCGGGGCTTCTTCCAACCGCCTTGGCCGTCACCGGGATAAACCCATAGGTCGCCTGCAGTATCTCTGGCGAGGACATCGTCGTTGTAGCCCGTGTTGATGTTGACGTAGTCCCAGTTGTTTGTTGGGACATTTGCTGCACGGGTGCCCGGCTGGCCTGCCTGTGCTGGAAGGGCAGCTGTGCCCAAGAGCAATGCCGCGGTCGCGGCCAGGGTTGTCCCTATGAAAAGTGGGCGCCTTCGATTGTTGGGTGTTTTGTGGCATGAATTCTTGCTCGACTTTGATCTGAACATCACTGTTACCCCCAGTAGCAACGCGGTCATCAAACGATTCACCGGAGCATAGTCCTGTTGGGTGGCTTTTGTTAGGGGTGGGAGGTCGGCCGGCTAACGGTCGCCGGGTAACGCTGCAGTCCGTATGTTCATACCTGTGCATTTCGTTGCCACAAACGCACACCCCGCAAGAAACTCCTTGAGGAAACCCACTCAATGAGGAGCCCCACTTGCACCCACACCCCATGGCCAGACGTCTGGCAGCAGTAGCCGCATCAACCGCATTAACGGCAGCGGCGCTGGCAACCGGAATCGCAGCCAGCCCAAGCGCAACCGCAGCCGAACTACCCCCGCCACCCACCGGCGTCGTCTATGCCAGCGACGTTCCGTGGTCGAGTATGACCAACGGTTGGGGACCGGCTGAACTGGACATGAGCAACGGTGGCCAAGCGGCGGGCGATGCGAATCGCCGGCCGTTGACCGTCGGCGGCACCATGTACTCGAAGGGCATTGGTACCCACGCGGCGTCGTCCATTACGTACAACCTTGGCGGGCAATGCCGGCAGTTCCTCGCCCAAGTTGGTGTGGATGACACTCAGGGTGACCGCGGTCGAGTGGACTTCAAAGTCTTGGTGGACGGGGTGGAACGGTTTGCGGGGGAGCGGAAGGGGACGGACGGAGCCCTGCCCGTCAACGTGAACCTGCAGGGCGGCAGCACGCTGCAGCTCAAGGTGGAAACCGGCCCGGAAGGAAACGGCAACGACCACGCCGACTGGGCCGATGCCAAAATTAACTGCTCGGACGCGTTCATCGCAGCACCGCTGCGGGTCGAGGGCTCAGCCGGGACCAATCTCAACGGGCTGGTCCCCGGAACGCCGGCTACCGTCGTCGTGCGTGACCTCAAGCCGCTCAGCCCCGTTAGCCTGAGCCTACGGGGCGAAAAGATGGCCGACGCCGTTGCTGATGCCACCGGCGCGGCTGCCATCACGTTTGTGGTGTCTACGGGAGCCGCAGGCGGGGCGACAGAACTGGTCGCCACGGGCACGGGGCCGTTCGATGTGGCCACCACGGGCAAGATCGGCGCGTTCATTGTGCAGATCAGCGATGCGAAGTTCTATGTGGATTGCTCCGCCGCGATCCCAGGCAATGGAAGCCAGACAAGCCCTTTCAACTCGATCGCCCAGGTAAACG
Above is a genomic segment from Arthrobacter sp. YN containing:
- a CDS encoding NADP-dependent oxidoreductase, with the translated sequence MKAFVLNQYKEPLQQVDVPEPVLGDHDVLVEVHAAGLNQLDEKIRQGEFKQILPYKLPQVLGHDVAGVVLKVGSKVRSFTPGDEVFARPGNDSIGTFAERIAVAEEDLAIKPTAVSMEEAGSLPLVALTAWQALVERGNVGPGQKVFIHAGAGGVGSIAIQLAKYLGATVATTVSAGNKDFVRELGADVVIDYRTEDFVEILHDYDLVLDSLGGENLERSLKVLKKGGKAIGIAGPPDADFARQLGGNPVLLGVTTLLSSGIRRKARRLGVTYEFLFMRADGGQLKEIAALIDAGHIKPVLGRVVPFDQTADVLAALEKGGVRGKTVVSHL
- a CDS encoding alpha/beta fold hydrolase; this translates as MSSEQQSYLQVPAKTVTAGGVTYAYREMGPKGGVPVVFLIHLAGTMDNWDPRIIDPIAAKHHVITFSNRGVGASTGSVPDSIESMADDAAAFIQALGYPQVDLFGFSLGGMIAQSLVLKHPGLVRKMVLAGTGPAGGEGIQKIIGITYFDVLRGTLTRQDPKEFLFFNRNAAGKPAARAFINRLKERTTNREAPFKLGAFQTQLKAIRRWGLSPSADLGVITQPTLIANGDNDRMVPSVLSNDMHRRIPGSELVIYPDSGHGGIFQFHDRFVPVALEFLGR
- a CDS encoding TetR/AcrR family transcriptional regulator, which gives rise to MQPAPQTLGRRERNKQEKLDRITAAARELFTQYGVDEVTTQQVAEKADVGSGTLFLYAKTKAELLLLVHNVKYAQALTKGVDAAAVETAVLDAVMAIIRPIIECNRVQIENGRTYLKEIVFGDPAEPHHAEALSLTVRTEEAIADVLGRDEQLLARDPAKLARIVSAIMFISMTSSATKELTDAQVGDGIRDQISVLLGA
- a CDS encoding TerC family protein, translating into MTVSPLIWGITIVVILALLAFDYFFHIRKAHVPSLKEAAIWSSIYVGLAVLFGVLVLIFGGGQMGSEYFAGYITEKALSVDNLFVFLIIMASFRVPREDQQKVLLFGIVFSLIARTGFIFLGAALINSFAWVFYIFGLILLLTAGNLLKPGDHGDGQANNFIIRLAKKLFHTTDKYDGDKLFTTVNGKRALTPMLLVMVAIGGTDILFALDSIPAIFGLTQNVFIVFTATAFSLMGLRQLYFLIDGLLDRLIYLSYGLAAILAFIGVKLILHALHENNLPFINDGEHVNVIEITTGLSLSVIIGVLIVTVVLSLISPAGKAQTAINNARRHAVDYLDLDYTADANERERIYRALTAEEAQIVQMPLKYRNKAKDVDKIREQVTEAHRQHEAFLDR
- a CDS encoding winged helix-turn-helix domain-containing protein translates to MSTPAEHPRHQLNEVVHSPVRFSIMAALAKAESLDFKDLRDAIQVSDSVLSKQLAILEKAEFVKIKKSFAGKFPRTSASLTNAGRGVWAAHLQTLRDIAGG
- a CDS encoding DUF6188 family protein, which produces MVDYAFSIHTQGGIVLRVENKFIYKSASGLSHRLNPAGEPSQLGPALSIARSSVTAGFADDRGSLHVDFADGSTVEVSPDEQYEAWTLNGPEGLLLISCPGGGLTTWGLDTQ
- a CDS encoding PLDc N-terminal domain-containing protein; its protein translation is MEAWEWVLASLAGLSAVFVMGANLWAIFDVLRQDGLDQAARIMWVMLFFVVPLFGVVVWLYAKPRLAGLSSGTRLRKTL
- a CDS encoding FG-GAP repeat domain-containing protein, whose protein sequence is MGTAALPAQAGQPGTRAANVPTNNWDYVNINTGYNDDVLARDTAGDLWVYPGDGQGGWKKPRFKMGEGWNVMTAIIGAGKFQSEFNDDILARDINGDMWLYPGGYGYLKPRTKVGIGWNAMTAIMGPGDFDGDYCADVIARDVEGRLWLYPGDHTGGWKPRTQIGVGWNVMTALIGRGDFNEDGKRDVMARDTSGRLWLYPGDGKGGWLPRMQVGEGWNAMTAIISTGRFDGHYPGYSQIIARDANGDLWLYPGVGSRHLEPRKKIGEGWNVMTALI